In Ruegeria sp. YS9, the genomic window GGCCAGCAACTCGAGGATCTGTGCCTGAATGGTTACATCCAACGCCGTCGTCGGTTCATCGGCGATCAGGATGTCCGGCTTGTTCGCCAGCGCCATGGCGATCATCACTCGCTGCCGCTGTCCGCCTGACAACTGGTGCGGATAGCTGTCCAGCCGGTCTTCGGGGTCGCGGATACCGACCTTGTTCAACAGTTCAAGAATCCGTTCGCGCGCGACATCACCCGTCACCCCCTGATGCAGGGCCAACGATTCCGCCATCTGCTTCTGGATCGTGTGCAGTGGGTTCAGCGATGTCATCGGCTCTTGGAAAATGAAGCTGATGTCATTGCCGCGCACATCCATCAGACGCTGCTCCGAGGCGCCGATCATCTCCTGCCCGTCATAGGTGACGGACCCGTCGACGATGGCGCTGTCGCCCAGCAACGATACGGTGCTGAGCGCGGTGACAGATTTGCCCGATCCGGATTCGCCCACCAGCGCCACGGTTTCCCCGCGATCGACATGGAACGACACGCCCCGAACCGCAGCACTGATCTGACCGTCCTGCCGGAACGAGACCTTCAGGTTGTTTACATCCAGCAGGCTCATGAGAAGGTCTTTCTGGGATCGAACGCATCCCGCACGCCCTCAAAGATGAAGACCAGCAGGGACAGCATGATGGCAAAGGTGAAAAAGGCCGTGAAGGCCAGCCACGGGGCCTGAAGGTTCTGTTTCGCCTGCAAGGTGAGCTCTCCCAGCGAGGGGGCCGAAGAGGGAAGGCCAAAACCCAGATAATCCAGCGAAGCCAGCCCGCCTATGGTGCCGGTGACGATGAAGGGCATGAAGGTCAGCGTGGCCACCATCGCGTTGGGCAGCATGTGGCGGAACATGATGGTCATGTTGCCCACGCCCAGCGCCCGCGCAGCGCGCACATATTCAAGGTTTCGCGCCCGCAGGAATTCTGCGCGCACCACACCAACCAGCCCGGTCCAGCTGAACAGGATCATCAACGCGACCAGCAGCCAGAAGCTGCGCCCCAGCACCGCGAACATGATGATGATGACGTAAAGCGAGGGCGTCGCTGACCAGATCTCGATGATCCGCTGCAAGATCAGATCCAGCCAACCGCCGAAGAAGCCCTGTATGGCACCGGCGAAAATACCGATCAGACTGGCGGCGCCCGTCACGATCAGCGTGAACAGGATCGACAGGCGGAAACCATAGATCACGCGGGCAAGAACGTCGCGCTTGGTGTCATCGGTGCCCAGCAGGTTCTGGCCGTTGGGTGGCAAGGGCGCAGCCCCGGGGCGATCGACCGATGTGTTGTAGGAATAAGGGATCAACGGCCAAATCGACCAGCCACGCTCGAACCCTTCCGCCTGGAACGTGCCGGCATCGATCTGTTCGATAATGCCTTCGGGATCGTCGAAACACTCTTCAAGGCCGCCACTGTCTATCAGACACTGAACCTCGGGGTCGCGATAGATCGCCTCCGTCTGGAAGTCTCCGCCAAAATCGGTTTCCGCGTAGAAGTTGAAGACCGGTGTATAGAACTCACCCCGGTATTTAACGAGGATCGGTTTATCGTTGGCGATGAACTCGGCAAACAGCGACAGACCGAACAGCACTGAGAAAATGATCAATGACCAGAAAGCGCGCCTGTTGCGGCAGAAATTGCTCCAGCGGCGCTGGTTCAGGGGGGACAATGCCATTTACCCCTCCCGCTTTTCGAAATCGATGCGCGGGTCGACCAGCACATACATCAGGTCGCTGATGATACCGACGACCAGGCCCATCAGGCCAAAGATGAACAGCGTGCCGAAGATCACCGGGTAATCCCGCGCCACGGCAGCTTCAAAACCCAGACGTCCCAGACCATCAAGTGAGAAGATCGTTTCAATGATGATCGAGCCTCCGAAGAACACGCCGATGAACACGGCCGGAAATCCGGCTATGACGATCAGCATCGCGTTGCGGAACACATGGCCATACAGCACCTTGCGTTCGCTCAGACCTTTGGCGCGGGCGGTCATGACATATTGCTTTTTGATCTCATCGAGAAACGAGTTCTTGGTCAGCAGCGTCAGCGTCGCAAAGGCCGAGATCGTCAGCGCAATCGTCGGCAGCGCGATATGCCAGAAGTAATCCGCGATCTTGCCAAAGAGACTCAGGCTGTCCCAGTTGTCGGATGTCAGCCCCCGCAGCGGGAAGATCTGCCAATAGGATCCACCGGCGAAAAGCACCAGCAGCAGGATGGCAAACAGAAAGCCAGGGATCGCATAGGCCACGATGATCGCAGCGCTGGTCCACGTGTCGAACTGCGAACCGTCCCTGATCGCCTTGCGAATGCCCAGAGGGATCGAAACCAGATAGGCAATCAATGTTGACCACAGGCCCAGCGAGATCGAGACCGGCATTTTCTCGAGCACCAGATCAATCACGCTGATCGAGCGGAAATAGCTTTCGCCGAAGTCCAGCGTCAGATAGTTGCCCATCATGATCAGGAACCGCTCCAGAGGCGGTTTGTCGAAACCGAATTCCTTTTCAAGTTCAGCAATGAACTCGGGCGGCAGGCCTCGCGCACCGACATATTTGTCGTCGAAAACGCCGCCCGCCGGCTCTGAACCCGCGCCGGCATCGCCCGCACCTGCAAATCCGGCGAATACATCCCCCTGACCTTCGATCTGGGCAATGATCTGCTCGACCGGACCGCCAGGCACGAATTGTACCAGCGTGAAGTTGACGATCATGATGCCCAGAAGGGTCGGGATGATCAGCAACAAACGTCTTAGAATATAGGCGCCCATGTTATCGCAGCGCGCCTTTCGCTTTCAGTGCAGCCTCTTTTTCCGGATTGATCCACCACAGATCCAGATAGCCCAGCGAATAAGGCGGCAGGTTTTCCGGGTATTCATACATATCGTAATATGCCACCCAGTGGTCAGCGATGTATCCTACGGGGATCACGAAGAACTCATACCTGAGGGCGCGATCCAACGCCTTCAACGCCGCGTCCTGATCCGCCTGATTGTCGGTATCAAAGGATGCTTCGATGATTGCGTCAACCAAAGGGCTGGCCAATCCGGCCGGGTTGAAAAGACTGAATGCAGCCTCTTTCGACCCGTACATCTGGCTCAACCCGCCGCCGGTCGACAAAAAAGACCCGTATCGTGTGGAATAGACCATGTCATAGTCCCGCTCGCGGCTGCGCAGCGTGTATTGCGCCGGGTCAACCTTTTCCGCCGACGCATCCACGCCAATGGCTTGCAGGTTCTGGACATAGGTTTCAATCATCGTGGCCGTCGAGGTCGGCAGGTTTGAAGGATAGGGGAAATCCACCCTGAGCGTCTGCCCTTCCGCGTTGCGCCGCACGTTGCCATCGCCGACGGGCCACCCGGCCTCGTCCAGCAGTTTCGCGGCTTTTCGCAGATTTCTGCGATCATTCAGACGCGCGGGGTTTGACTCGTGTACCGTCACGGCAGGTTCTGAAAGAAGGTCCTCGGGCACAACCTCACCCAGCCCTTGAAGAAACGCCAGCTCATCGCCCTCGGGCAGGCCTTGCGCTTCCAACGGGGTGCCTTGTGTAAAGGAATTGCGCGGTGAATTCAGACCAAACAGCAGGGATTCATTGGCCCATTCGAAATTGAAGGCCAGGGCAAGGGCCTTGCGTACGTTCTTGTCTGAAAACTGCGGTTTTCCGAGGTTGAAGACGAAGCCTGACGGTGTTGGCGGGCTGCCATCCGGTATCTCGTCCCGTACGATCACACCTTCGTTCATCTTCGGGAAATCATATGCCGTCGCCCAAAGCTTGGGATCACTTTCAATCCGCAACGTGTATTCACCGGCCTTGAACCCCTCGAACGCCGCTGTCTGATCGGCAAAATACTCGACGCGGATCGTATCGAAATTGTTGCGACCGACATTGAATGGCAGATCCTTACCCCAATAGTCGTCTCGTCGCTTGTAAACGATACGGCGATTGATGTCATAGCTGTCGAGTTTATAGGGGCCCGATCCGACCGCCACTTCCAGCCGCGGCTCATCCAGGCGCCGGGACTCGTCCGCCTCGAACCATGCTTTCGAAAAGACGGGGGTCGACCCAACGGTTTCGATCAAACTGCGGCGGGTGACTTCCGGATTGAACGTGAACTTGACCGTGTGATCATCCAGCGCTTCGGCCCCCGTCACCATGCGGCCCACGGCTTGGGCGTACGAAGGCAGGCCCTGTTCGATGAACAGGCGGTGGCTGTAAACGACATCCTCGGCCGTCACCGGCGTGCCATCCCAAAAGGTTGCTTCGGGTCGCAAATGGAAAATGACGTAGTTGCGCCCTTCATCATATTCCAGGCTTTCCGCCAGCACGCCGTAATACTGCCCGACTCCGTCATCCGAGCTTTCGAACAGGCGGTCATATTGCAGCGTAGTCAAGGCGCCTGCGCGCCCCTTGCGGGAATAGGGATTGAGGGAATCGAACGTCCCTGAAGCCGCCAAGGACAACTCACCACCTTTGGGCGCATCTGGATTCACATAATTCAGATGCGGATAGTCAGCAGGGTAATCCAGATTTCCGAAATACGAATATCCATGACTGCGGGTAACCCCCTCGTCCAATGCCAAAGCGGCTTGCGGTGAGAGAAGAACAGCACAAAGCCCGAATATGCCAGCCAATGGCCTGACCTTAAGATCACGTGCAGCAGGCATTAGGGATATCATGTGGCTCATCCTCTGGGTCATTGTCATCTTTTTTGTCGCATACGCTAGCTAAAGTGCCAACGCTGACAGTTTCAAGTTTAGAATGCGTGTGCGCTTTGTGAAGTTCCCTTCAGATAAAAAAAGCCGCTGCGCGGGGCAGCGGCTCTCAACTTGTCTGGCCTGTCAGGCAATCAGTTGCCGATTGTTTGCAGATAGGCAATCACGTCTGCGCGGTCCTGCGGTTTTTTCAAGCCGGCAAAGCTCATCGAAGTGCCCGAGATATAGCTGCTGGGCTTGGTCAGGAACGCATCCAGCGCTTCGGGCGTCCAGTTTCCACCATGCGCCTGCATAGCGGCTGAATAACCGGTGAAACCTTTTGCCGAAGCGACCGGGCGATCAACAACGCCGTACAGATAAGGGCCGGTGCCATTCGCGCCGTCTTCCAGCTTGTGGCACGCGGTGCACTTGCGGAATACTTTCGCGCCCTTCTCGACGTCAGCGGCGGCCAGCAGATCTTCGAAGACCACCTCTTCGCCGTCGGCGCTTTCGCCCGAGCTTTCGGTTTCGATAATGTAGGCGGCCTCAGCCGAGCCATGGCCACCGGAAGCATAGAGGATGTCCGCCCCCCATTTGGCCAGAAGCAGCACCAGGAAAGTGCCGAACAGGCCTGCGGCGGCCTTGGTAACTGTCATCGTGTCGAACATTGATCGCGTGTCCATTTCAGCTGTCTGGGCAGGTGTCTAAGGCTTCCACTTGCGAGAGGCAAGGTATAGACACCGCGACGAAACGACCAAATCGCGAACTTGTTGCATGGAATCGACCAAATGACCAATCGCATTGCTTTTCAGGGCGAACCCGGCGCCTACAGTCACGAGGCCTGCCGCAACGCACGCCCCGAAATGGAGGCCCTGCCCTGCCGCACATTCGAGGACGTGATCGAATCAGTTCGCTCGGGCGCGGCCGATCTGGCGATGCTGCCGGTCGAAAACACGACCTATGGTCGGGTTGCCGACATTCACCGGCTGCTGCCGCATAGCGGGCTTCATATCATCGATGAAGCGTTCGTGCGTGTTCACATCAACCTTCTTGGTGTACCCGGCGCCAAGCTGGAGGACATCACCGAAGCGCATTCGCATCTGGTGCTGCTGCCGCAGTGCTCCGGCTTCCTGAAAGAACACGGTATTCGCGGCCGTGTTAGTCCCGACAATGCCCGCGCTGCGCGCGAAGTGGCCGAAATCGGGGATTTGCATTCCGCCGCTCTGGCCAGCGAACTTGCGGCTGAAATCTACGACCTGAACGTGCTGGCCCGCCATATCGAGGACAATGACGACAACACGACCCGTTTCCTTGTCATGTCCCGAGAGGCGGATCTGTCTCGTCGGGGTGAGTATGAAATGATCACCAGCTTCGTTTTTCAGGTCCGCAACATCCCGGCCGCGCTTTACAAGGCAATGGGTGGCTTTGCCACGAACGGGATCAACATGACCAAGCTGGAAAGCTATATGGTCGACGGGTCCTTCACGGCAACGCAGTTTTATGCGGACATCGTTGGACATCCCGAAGACCGTAACGTGCAGCTGGCCATGGACGAGCTGGAACATTTCACGACCAATGTCGAGATTCTTGGCGTCTACCCAGCGGCCCATCCGCGCGGCTGAGACATCATTCGGCATTCCTGCCAAACTCGGATCGGCGCGTATCACCGCGCCACGCCTGAAGTATCGATTGAACATTTGCCTCGACACCTTCGGCCGAGTCGATCTCGATGTCGTAAACCCTGCCGTCGTGAATCAAGGAATGGTCGCGCGCAGCGCTGCCCAGTTCGCGGTCGCCCCGAAGGCGCTCGCGCTCAACCAACAGGGCCAGCGGGCAATGAACCGCCACGAACAGGATGTCGTGCTGAGCCAACAGCGATCTCAGATCATCAGCCCATTTCGGGGTGTCCAGGATATGTTCTATTATCAGGTTGTTACCCGCATCCGCATAGGCGGCCAGTGATGCATGAAACCCGTCAAAAACCTTTGCGCGGTCTGCCTTCCAGTCAAACGCTCCGTTTTTGTACCCGGCCGTAGGCAGAACACCGGAATCGCGCAGATGATCAATCGAGATATGCCAGAACGGCTCCTTGATACTCTGCTGCAATGCCCGCGCAATCGTGCTCTTTCCGCTGCTCGACGCCCCGTGCAGGAAGATTATGCTCGCCATCCGTCCTCCACAGCGTCCGAACCGCTAGGCATCCAGTCTGAATACCTTGGATATCTCACCGGGGGCATGCCTGTATGCCCTGAAACCCATCGCCTCGTAATAGGCCAGACCTTCGGCGTTGTCCTTGCCAATCGTTGCGTCGATGGCTGGCAAACCATGCGCTCGAGCGGCTTCCAGTGAGCAGGCAAACAGCTTTCGACCAATTCCCATCCGCGCAGCAGACGGACGGATATGCGTTCCGATTACGCCCCATCCAACAGGTGTTCCGTACAGGTTGTCTTTCTCTGCCTCCTTCAGGGATTGAAAGCCCAGAATTCGACCGTCCGGATCAACTGCGACCGTGCACCTGATACGTTGGGGGTCGTGAATATAGCGCTCGTGAACAAAGTCCTTGCTGCCTGCGGTCAAACGTTTTCCTGCTT contains:
- a CDS encoding ABC transporter permease, with the translated sequence MALSPLNQRRWSNFCRNRRAFWSLIIFSVLFGLSLFAEFIANDKPILVKYRGEFYTPVFNFYAETDFGGDFQTEAIYRDPEVQCLIDSGGLEECFDDPEGIIEQIDAGTFQAEGFERGWSIWPLIPYSYNTSVDRPGAAPLPPNGQNLLGTDDTKRDVLARVIYGFRLSILFTLIVTGAASLIGIFAGAIQGFFGGWLDLILQRIIEIWSATPSLYVIIIMFAVLGRSFWLLVALMILFSWTGLVGVVRAEFLRARNLEYVRAARALGVGNMTIMFRHMLPNAMVATLTFMPFIVTGTIGGLASLDYLGFGLPSSAPSLGELTLQAKQNLQAPWLAFTAFFTFAIMLSLLVFIFEGVRDAFDPRKTFS
- a CDS encoding microcin C ABC transporter permease YejB encodes the protein MGAYILRRLLLIIPTLLGIMIVNFTLVQFVPGGPVEQIIAQIEGQGDVFAGFAGAGDAGAGSEPAGGVFDDKYVGARGLPPEFIAELEKEFGFDKPPLERFLIMMGNYLTLDFGESYFRSISVIDLVLEKMPVSISLGLWSTLIAYLVSIPLGIRKAIRDGSQFDTWTSAAIIVAYAIPGFLFAILLLVLFAGGSYWQIFPLRGLTSDNWDSLSLFGKIADYFWHIALPTIALTISAFATLTLLTKNSFLDEIKKQYVMTARAKGLSERKVLYGHVFRNAMLIVIAGFPAVFIGVFFGGSIIIETIFSLDGLGRLGFEAAVARDYPVIFGTLFIFGLMGLVVGIISDLMYVLVDPRIDFEKREG
- a CDS encoding extracellular solute-binding protein, with product MISLMPAARDLKVRPLAGIFGLCAVLLSPQAALALDEGVTRSHGYSYFGNLDYPADYPHLNYVNPDAPKGGELSLAASGTFDSLNPYSRKGRAGALTTLQYDRLFESSDDGVGQYYGVLAESLEYDEGRNYVIFHLRPEATFWDGTPVTAEDVVYSHRLFIEQGLPSYAQAVGRMVTGAEALDDHTVKFTFNPEVTRRSLIETVGSTPVFSKAWFEADESRRLDEPRLEVAVGSGPYKLDSYDINRRIVYKRRDDYWGKDLPFNVGRNNFDTIRVEYFADQTAAFEGFKAGEYTLRIESDPKLWATAYDFPKMNEGVIVRDEIPDGSPPTPSGFVFNLGKPQFSDKNVRKALALAFNFEWANESLLFGLNSPRNSFTQGTPLEAQGLPEGDELAFLQGLGEVVPEDLLSEPAVTVHESNPARLNDRRNLRKAAKLLDEAGWPVGDGNVRRNAEGQTLRVDFPYPSNLPTSTATMIETYVQNLQAIGVDASAEKVDPAQYTLRSRERDYDMVYSTRYGSFLSTGGGLSQMYGSKEAAFSLFNPAGLASPLVDAIIEASFDTDNQADQDAALKALDRALRYEFFVIPVGYIADHWVAYYDMYEYPENLPPYSLGYLDLWWINPEKEAALKAKGALR
- a CDS encoding cytochrome c family protein, with amino-acid sequence MFDTMTVTKAAAGLFGTFLVLLLAKWGADILYASGGHGSAEAAYIIETESSGESADGEEVVFEDLLAAADVEKGAKVFRKCTACHKLEDGANGTGPYLYGVVDRPVASAKGFTGYSAAMQAHGGNWTPEALDAFLTKPSSYISGTSMSFAGLKKPQDRADVIAYLQTIGN
- a CDS encoding prephenate dehydratase, with product MTNRIAFQGEPGAYSHEACRNARPEMEALPCRTFEDVIESVRSGAADLAMLPVENTTYGRVADIHRLLPHSGLHIIDEAFVRVHINLLGVPGAKLEDITEAHSHLVLLPQCSGFLKEHGIRGRVSPDNARAAREVAEIGDLHSAALASELAAEIYDLNVLARHIEDNDDNTTRFLVMSREADLSRRGEYEMITSFVFQVRNIPAALYKAMGGFATNGINMTKLESYMVDGSFTATQFYADIVGHPEDRNVQLAMDELEHFTTNVEILGVYPAAHPRG
- a CDS encoding chloramphenicol phosphotransferase CPT family protein translates to MASIIFLHGASSSGKSTIARALQQSIKEPFWHISIDHLRDSGVLPTAGYKNGAFDWKADRAKVFDGFHASLAAYADAGNNLIIEHILDTPKWADDLRSLLAQHDILFVAVHCPLALLVERERLRGDRELGSAARDHSLIHDGRVYDIEIDSAEGVEANVQSILQAWRGDTRRSEFGRNAE
- a CDS encoding GNAT family N-acetyltransferase codes for the protein MYDLRDLRESDADGLADVLSEIFKAGKRLTAGSKDFVHERYIHDPQRIRCTVAVDPDGRILGFQSLKEAEKDNLYGTPVGWGVIGTHIRPSAARMGIGRKLFACSLEAARAHGLPAIDATIGKDNAEGLAYYEAMGFRAYRHAPGEISKVFRLDA